The genomic DNA CGCTGGTGGCCGGGCTGATGTTCGGAAACCTGCTGCTGCCATCGCGCAAAAGCCTGTAATCGGGCCAGCCTTCCGCGGTCTTCACCCGTGGACCGGCCGGGTCCGGGCCCATAAAGAAAACGCCGGCAATCGCCGGCGTTTTCGTCCGCTTCGCGGGTCCGTTACTGGATCAGGAAGTCCTCGATCTTCTTCCCGTTGGCAAGTTCCGCCGCCAGCCAGCGCGGATGCTTGCCGCGGCCCGTCCAGGTTTCATCCCGGTTGGCCGGATTGCGGTACTTCGGCGGCACCTTGCCGAGCTTGCGGCCAGCAGCGGACTTGCCGGCGGCCGCGGTCTTGCGCGTGCGCGGCGCGCTGCTGCCGGCGGTGCCACCGGTGCCGAACAGCTCGGCGACGGTGTATCCCTCGGTCTTCAGCAGCGCCTCCACCTTGCGGCGCACGCTCGCGGCGGGCTTGCGCTTCTGCAGGGTGGTCTTGCGCTTGCGCGCCTGGGCGATCAGTGATTCGAGTTCACGGGGAGAAAGGGTATTGAGGTCGATCGCCATGCGCTGCTCCGGAAATGGTTGTTGGAATGGGAGTCGTCCTGACAGTGTGCGCGGCGATGGTAAAGCAAGCAGGCACGGCGGGGAAACCCCGGTGCAACCCGGGTGGAATATGCGGCCGGAGGTTTCCGGAGGTAAGACGGAAAAACCGGCCGCGCCGGTTGTTCCCGTTTCCATCAGTCAGTGGCGGGCCGATGGGCAGCCCTGATGCGGTCGCGGCATATCCGGAGGTGCTGCGGAATACGCCCTGCAGACCCGCGTGGCCGCGCAGCCTCCGGACTATTCGCCCAGCCCCAGCCGTGCGCGCAGATTGCCGCGGTCCAGATGTTCCGCGTCGCCGCCACGCCGGGCGCGATATTCGAACGTGCCCGCCGCAAGCCCGCGCTCGGAGACCACCACCCGGTGCGGGATGCCGATCAGTTCCATGTCCGCGAACATCGGGCCGGGGCGCAGGCCGCGGTCGTCGAGTACCGCGTCCAGGCCCGCGGCACGCAGCTCGCGGTGCAGGGCCTCGGCGGCCTCGTCCACGTCGGGATTCTGCTTGGGATTGATGATGCACACCGCCACCTGCCACGGCGCCATCGGCTCGGGCCAGATGATGCCGGCATCGTCGTGGTTCTGTTCGATCGCCGCGGCCACGATGCGCGACACGCCGATGCCGTAGCAGCCCATCGCCGGCACCACCGCCTTGCCCTGTTCGTCGAGCACGCTGAAACCCATGGCCTCGGCATAACGGCGGCCGAGCTGGAAGACATGGCCGACCTCGATGCCGCGCGCGATGCGGATCTCGCCGCCATCCAGTGCGCGATCACCCTCGGCGACATTGCGCAGGTCCGCGACCAGGTCTGGCTCGGGCAGGTCGCGCCCCCAGTTGACACCGGCCAG from Luteimonas sp. YGD11-2 includes the following:
- a CDS encoding H-NS histone family protein yields the protein MAIDLNTLSPRELESLIAQARKRKTTLQKRKPAASVRRKVEALLKTEGYTVAELFGTGGTAGSSAPRTRKTAAAGKSAAGRKLGKVPPKYRNPANRDETWTGRGKHPRWLAAELANGKKIEDFLIQ